In Xiphophorus maculatus strain JP 163 A chromosome 18, X_maculatus-5.0-male, whole genome shotgun sequence, a single genomic region encodes these proteins:
- the barx2 gene encoding homeobox protein BarH-like 2 — translation MHCQAELRLSSPGQLKAARRRYKTFMIDEILSRETCDYFEKLSLYSMCPSLIVRPKPLHSCSGSSTLRSYPLLSVITRQPPNVQPHLPQPSSPGTVSSHLPLMSPQLPRGSEPSPSQTPLSISSESETESSTPRLKKPRRSRTIFTELQLMGLEKKFQKQKYLSTPDRLDLAQSLGLTQLQVKTWYQNRRMKWKKMVLKGGHEAPTKPKGRPKKNSIPTTEEIEAEERRLKMEEEEQMRRASDEPQDLSSETHSPSRAIEGSEQEQQPLLMSETHLAS, via the exons ATGCACTGTCAAGCCGAGCTGAGGCTCTCCTCCCCCGGGCAGCTGAAGGCGGCCAGGAGGCGCTACAAGACTTTCATGATTGACGAGATCCTCTCCAGAGAAACTTGTGATTACTTTGAGAAACTTTCTCTGTACTCCATGTGTCCTTCTCTCATCGTTCGACCAAAGCCTCTTCATTCATGTTCAG GTTCGTCGACACTGCGTTCCTACCCGCTGCTCTCGGTGATCACGCGGCAGCCGCCCAATGTGCAGCCCCACCTGCCGCAACCGTCCTCCCCGGGCACGGTATCCTCGCACCTGCCCCTCATGTCCCCGCAGCTCCCACGAGGGTCTGAACCCTCACCCAGTCAGACGCCCCTCAGCATCAGCAGCGAATCAGAGACAGAGAGCAGCACGCCCCGCCTGAAGAAGCCCCGCCGCAGCCGCACCATCTTCACTGAGCTGCAGTTGATGGGACTCGAGAAGAAGTTCCAGAAGCAGAAATACTTGTCCACACCTGATAG attggaCCTGGCTCAGTCCCTGGGTCTCACACAGCTTCAAGTGAAAACATGGTACCAAAACAGACgtatgaaatggaagaaaatg GTGCTCAAAGGAGGTCATGAGGCCCCGACCAAGCCCAAGGGAAGACCAAAGAAGAACTCCATTCCTACCACGGAGGAAATAGAGGCTGAAGAGCGAAGACtgaagatggaggaagaggaacagATGAGGAGGGCATCTGATGAACCTCAGGATCTCAGTTCAGAAACTCACAGTCCAAGCAGAGCAATTGAGGGATCggagcaggagcagcagccaCTCCTAATGTCAGAAACTCACTTAGCCAGCTAA